A genomic window from Streptomyces sp. HUAS YS2 includes:
- a CDS encoding NAD(P)-dependent oxidoreductase, whose protein sequence is MTSSTTTRVTVLGLGDMGSAIARTFLDRGFATTVWNRTASKAAPLVEAGAGSAATAAEAVAASPLVVVCLLDGTAVDEVLASVESAVTGKVLVNVTSGSPAQARANELWAKEHGAAYIDGKIMGDPPYVGTERVMFPFSGSAKAYEAHEPTLKALGGIAYHGEDAGAAAVEFMAQVAFAYELLIGFLHVLKLVRAEGLDVRAFTERAAGSLAAFPGLLDSMAEAVADGAYGPDLGSLNVQAALMNDMIAHRASVGVEAVRMREVKDLMDRRIAAGHGDQGFSSLFELLPPLE, encoded by the coding sequence ATGACGTCATCGACAACGACCCGGGTCACGGTGCTCGGCCTCGGAGACATGGGCTCGGCGATCGCCAGGACCTTCCTCGACCGCGGATTCGCCACGACGGTCTGGAACCGGACCGCGAGCAAGGCCGCGCCGCTCGTCGAGGCCGGCGCCGGCTCCGCCGCGACGGCCGCGGAGGCGGTGGCGGCGAGCCCGCTCGTCGTGGTCTGCCTCCTCGACGGCACCGCGGTCGACGAGGTGCTGGCCTCCGTCGAGTCCGCGGTCACGGGCAAGGTGCTCGTGAACGTCACCAGCGGCTCGCCCGCCCAGGCGCGGGCCAACGAGCTCTGGGCGAAGGAGCACGGCGCCGCGTACATCGACGGCAAGATCATGGGCGACCCGCCGTACGTGGGCACCGAGCGCGTCATGTTCCCGTTCAGCGGTTCGGCCAAGGCGTACGAGGCCCACGAGCCGACGCTGAAGGCCCTGGGCGGCATCGCGTACCACGGCGAGGACGCCGGCGCGGCGGCCGTGGAGTTCATGGCCCAGGTCGCGTTCGCCTACGAGCTGCTCATCGGCTTCCTGCACGTACTCAAGCTGGTGAGGGCCGAGGGCCTCGACGTCAGGGCCTTCACCGAGCGCGCCGCCGGCTCGCTGGCCGCCTTCCCCGGGCTGCTCGACTCGATGGCCGAGGCGGTCGCCGACGGCGCGTACGGGCCCGACCTCGGCTCCCTGAACGTCCAGGCGGCGCTCATGAACGACATGATCGCCCACCGGGCGTCCGTCGGCGTGGAGGCGGTCCGGATGCGCGAGGTCAAGGACCTCATGGACCGCCGCATCGCCGCCGGCCACGGCGACCAGGGCTTCTCCAGCCTCTTCGAACTGCTGCCGCCGCTGGAGTGA
- a CDS encoding nitrilase-related carbon-nitrogen hydrolase, with the protein MHGTPTADTVLVACAQLSLAVGDVAGNRAAADRAIEAAAAAGVKVLVLPELANTGYVFRDAAHAAELAEPVDGPTVTAWVEAAARHDLILVAGFCERDENGVVRNSAVLIDPAGVRALYRKAHLFGAVEKAVFVPGDERPPVVDTAVGRIGVMVCYDVEFPEWVRDVALRGADLLCAPVNWPLFPRPEGERAAEVVRVQADAAVNRMFVAACDRAGTENGVEWTGGSVITDPDGFPLAGPADETGESLLVAACALGQARDKRIGEHNDVFQDRRPELYDF; encoded by the coding sequence ATGCACGGAACCCCGACGGCGGACACCGTCCTCGTCGCCTGCGCGCAGCTCTCCCTCGCCGTCGGCGACGTCGCAGGCAACCGCGCCGCCGCCGACCGGGCGATCGAGGCGGCCGCGGCCGCCGGCGTGAAGGTCCTCGTCCTCCCCGAACTGGCCAACACCGGCTACGTCTTCCGCGACGCCGCGCACGCGGCCGAGCTGGCGGAGCCCGTCGACGGCCCGACCGTCACGGCCTGGGTCGAGGCCGCCGCCCGCCACGACCTGATCCTCGTCGCCGGGTTCTGCGAGCGGGACGAGAACGGAGTCGTACGGAACTCCGCCGTGCTGATCGACCCGGCCGGTGTTCGCGCGCTGTACCGCAAGGCCCACCTGTTCGGCGCCGTCGAGAAGGCCGTCTTCGTCCCCGGTGACGAGCGTCCGCCGGTCGTGGACACGGCCGTCGGCCGGATCGGGGTGATGGTCTGCTACGACGTCGAATTCCCCGAGTGGGTCCGCGACGTCGCCCTCCGGGGCGCCGACCTGCTGTGCGCCCCCGTGAACTGGCCGCTCTTCCCGCGCCCCGAGGGCGAGCGCGCCGCCGAGGTGGTCCGCGTCCAGGCCGACGCCGCCGTCAACCGGATGTTCGTCGCCGCGTGCGACCGCGCGGGGACGGAGAACGGCGTCGAGTGGACGGGTGGCTCCGTGATCACCGACCCCGACGGCTTCCCGCTCGCGGGGCCGGCCGACGAGACCGGCGAGTCGCTGCTCGTCGCCGCCTGTGCCCTGGGTCAGGCCCGGGACAAGCGGATCGGCGAGCACAACGACGTCTTCCAGGACCGGCGCCCCGAGCTCTACGACTTCTGA
- a CDS encoding cation diffusion facilitator family transporter, with amino-acid sequence MAENEESTFTVIVAAAANLGIAAAKAVAGVISGSSAMLSEAAHSVADTVTEVMLLTALKRSAKPVDEDHPMGYARERYVWALLASVATFVGGAVFSVYDGIHTLVHGEELGDPLISYIVLAVAFVLEGLSLRTAVRQVQGEAERADASFGRYLRRTPDTTVKAVVMEDSAALAGLMLAAGGLLGVEITGDSVWDGVASILIGLLLVYVAWVLGRSNTELLVGRPLPKPMREAIRAEILSVPHVVGVVELTTLIQGPDEFLIAAKVDFRDVSSAGQVEWACEEAEQQIRERFPAVRRVYLDPTPGVGRR; translated from the coding sequence ATGGCGGAGAACGAAGAAAGCACCTTCACGGTCATCGTGGCGGCGGCGGCGAATCTCGGGATCGCCGCCGCCAAAGCCGTTGCGGGGGTGATCTCCGGATCGAGCGCGATGCTCTCCGAGGCCGCCCACTCGGTCGCCGACACGGTCACCGAGGTCATGCTGCTGACGGCCCTGAAGCGCAGCGCGAAGCCCGTCGACGAGGACCACCCGATGGGATACGCGCGCGAGCGCTACGTCTGGGCGCTGCTCGCCTCCGTCGCCACCTTCGTCGGCGGCGCCGTCTTCTCGGTCTACGACGGCATCCACACCCTCGTCCACGGCGAGGAGCTGGGCGACCCGCTCATCTCGTACATCGTGCTCGCCGTCGCCTTCGTCCTGGAGGGCCTCTCGCTGCGCACCGCGGTCCGGCAGGTCCAGGGGGAGGCGGAGCGGGCCGACGCCTCGTTCGGCCGCTATCTGCGCCGGACGCCCGACACCACCGTCAAGGCCGTGGTGATGGAGGACTCGGCGGCCCTGGCGGGGCTGATGCTGGCGGCGGGCGGACTGCTCGGCGTCGAGATCACGGGCGACAGTGTCTGGGACGGTGTGGCCTCGATCCTGATCGGTCTGCTGCTCGTCTATGTGGCCTGGGTGCTCGGGCGGTCCAACACCGAGCTGCTGGTCGGGCGCCCGTTGCCGAAACCGATGCGGGAGGCGATCCGCGCGGAGATCCTGTCGGTGCCGCACGTCGTCGGGGTGGTGGAGCTGACGACGCTGATCCAGGGCCCGGACGAGTTCCTGATCGCGGCGAAGGTCGACTTCCGCGACGTCTCCTCGGCCGGGCAGGTCGAGTGGGCCTGCGAGGAGGCCGAGCAGCAGATCAGGGAGCGCTTCCCGGCCGTGCGGCGGGTGTACCTGGATCCGACGCCCGGGGTCGGGCGCCGGTGA
- the speB gene encoding agmatinase — MSEQQQFRGPVDSSRIPRYAGPATFARLPRLDEVGTADVAVVGVPFDSGVSYRPGARFGGNAIREASRLLRPYNPAQDASPFALAQVADGGDIAVNPFNINEAVETIEAAADELLGTGARMMTLGGDHTIALPLLRSVAKKHGPVALLHFDAHLDTWDTYFGAEYTHGTPFRRAVEEGILDTEALSHVGTRGPLYGKQDLTDDEKLGFGIVTSADVYRRGADEVADQLRQRIGDRPLYISIDIDCLDPAHAPGTGTPEAGGMTSRELLEILRGLSSCNLVSADVVEVAPAYDHAEITSVAASHTAYELTTIMSRQIAAARQA; from the coding sequence ATGAGCGAGCAGCAGCAGTTCCGCGGCCCCGTCGACTCCTCCCGCATCCCGCGCTACGCGGGTCCCGCGACCTTCGCCCGGCTGCCCCGCCTCGACGAGGTCGGCACCGCCGACGTCGCCGTCGTCGGTGTGCCCTTCGACTCCGGTGTCTCCTACCGCCCCGGCGCCCGCTTCGGCGGCAACGCGATCCGCGAGGCGTCCCGCCTCCTGCGCCCGTACAACCCGGCGCAGGACGCGTCCCCGTTCGCCCTCGCGCAGGTCGCGGACGGCGGTGACATCGCCGTCAACCCGTTCAACATCAACGAGGCCGTCGAGACGATCGAGGCCGCCGCCGACGAGCTGCTCGGCACCGGCGCCCGGATGATGACCCTGGGCGGCGACCACACCATCGCCCTCCCGCTCCTCCGTTCCGTCGCGAAGAAGCACGGCCCGGTCGCCCTGCTCCACTTCGACGCGCACCTCGACACCTGGGACACGTACTTCGGCGCCGAGTACACCCACGGCACCCCGTTCCGCCGCGCCGTCGAGGAGGGCATCCTCGACACCGAGGCGCTGTCGCACGTCGGCACCCGCGGCCCGCTGTACGGCAAGCAGGACCTCACCGACGACGAGAAGCTCGGCTTCGGCATCGTGACGTCCGCGGACGTCTACCGCCGTGGCGCGGACGAGGTCGCCGACCAGCTGCGCCAGCGGATCGGCGACCGCCCGCTGTACATCTCCATCGACATCGACTGCCTCGACCCGGCCCACGCGCCCGGCACGGGCACCCCCGAGGCGGGCGGCATGACCTCCCGCGAGCTGCTGGAGATCCTGCGCGGCCTGTCCTCCTGCAACCTGGTCTCCGCGGATGTCGTCGAGGTGGCCCCGGCGTACGATCACGCCGAGATCACCTCCGTCGCGGCCTCGCACACCGCGTACGAGCTGACCACGATCATGAGCCGCCAGATCGCGGCGGCCCGGCAGGCCTGA
- a CDS encoding PucR family transcriptional regulator ligand-binding domain-containing protein: MTLTLADLVARPDLRLAVAAGAGGLDRPVLAAHASELVRPGHWLQGGELLMTIGLLLPMEAEACRAYVDDLRASGASALALGLGAALPHQSAPPLLVAAAEAAGLPLLTVPDEVPFIAVTKAVFAAQAAEQRAALENAVDTQRRLTAAAASGRGLAPTLEAWTRATGVSAVVTDPVGRVLATGGGGLPPGADELIRRVATRGMQASAVSSAGGEQVEVQPLGARRLRGVLVLAGELGAETRLLVSGLVALLSLELERRHLADEPERRRRAALLGRLLAEGRSAEQAGDALAAAGLAAPTVRAVTVAARSPEDAAEVAADLALALPGGLTRTDGAVVEAVAGEDTDVLELLARFAPGCPAGIGAPVAPEAALTSLRQATGLLEVSRRSGRPAEARRSHSSRLLLGLGDRDALAGYADTVLGPLDVADPSGDLVETLATWLDTGCSWDETGRRLGLHRHTVRNRLDKAMRLTDRRLDDGDDRFDLWLATRARRAAL; this comes from the coding sequence ATGACGCTCACGCTCGCCGATCTCGTCGCCCGCCCCGATCTGCGGCTCGCCGTCGCCGCCGGGGCCGGCGGGCTCGACCGGCCGGTCCTCGCGGCGCACGCGTCGGAGCTGGTCCGGCCGGGGCACTGGCTCCAGGGCGGCGAGCTGCTGATGACGATCGGACTGCTGCTGCCGATGGAGGCGGAGGCGTGCCGGGCGTACGTGGACGACCTGCGGGCGAGCGGGGCGAGCGCGCTGGCGCTGGGGCTCGGCGCCGCCCTCCCCCATCAGTCTGCGCCACCGTTGCTGGTCGCGGCGGCGGAGGCCGCGGGGCTGCCGCTGCTGACCGTTCCCGACGAGGTGCCGTTCATCGCGGTCACGAAGGCGGTCTTCGCGGCGCAGGCGGCGGAGCAGCGGGCGGCTCTGGAGAACGCCGTCGACACGCAGCGGCGCCTGACGGCGGCGGCGGCCTCGGGGCGGGGTCTCGCGCCCACGCTGGAGGCGTGGACCCGGGCGACCGGCGTGTCCGCGGTGGTGACGGATCCGGTGGGGCGGGTGCTGGCGACGGGGGGCGGCGGGCTGCCGCCCGGTGCGGACGAGCTGATCCGGCGGGTGGCCACGCGGGGGATGCAGGCCAGCGCGGTGAGCTCGGCGGGCGGGGAGCAGGTCGAGGTGCAGCCGCTCGGGGCGCGGCGGCTGCGGGGAGTGCTGGTGCTCGCCGGGGAGCTCGGGGCGGAGACGCGGCTGCTGGTGTCGGGGCTCGTGGCGCTGCTGTCGCTCGAGCTGGAGCGACGGCACCTCGCCGACGAGCCGGAGCGGCGGCGGCGCGCGGCGCTTCTGGGTCGGCTGCTCGCCGAAGGGAGGTCGGCCGAGCAGGCCGGGGACGCGTTGGCGGCTGCCGGGCTGGCGGCCCCGACGGTTCGTGCGGTGACCGTGGCCGCCCGTAGCCCCGAGGACGCGGCCGAGGTCGCCGCGGACCTGGCGCTCGCGCTGCCGGGCGGTCTGACCCGTACCGACGGGGCCGTCGTGGAGGCGGTCGCCGGCGAGGACACCGACGTCCTGGAGCTGCTGGCCCGGTTCGCCCCGGGCTGCCCGGCCGGCATCGGGGCGCCGGTGGCCCCGGAGGCGGCGCTCACCTCGCTGCGGCAGGCGACCGGGCTGCTGGAGGTGAGCCGCAGGTCCGGGCGCCCGGCGGAGGCGCGGCGGAGCCACTCCAGCCGGCTGCTCCTCGGCCTCGGCGACCGGGACGCGCTCGCCGGGTACGCGGACACGGTGCTCGGGCCGCTCGACGTGGCCGACCCGTCCGGCGACCTGGTGGAGACCCTGGCGACCTGGCTGGACACCGGCTGCTCCTGGGACGAGACCGGCCGCCGCCTCGGCCTGCACCGGCACACCGTGCGCAACCGTCTCGACAAGGCGATGCGCCTGACCGACCGCCGCCTCGACGACGGCGACGACCGGTTCGACCTCTGGCTCGCCACCCGTGCGCGGCGCGCGGCGTTGTGA
- a CDS encoding serine hydrolase — MLVPTALSAAPATAATPTVTCTSLTPGLAAKLTGDVNAALAGRATTAAVFVNDRVTGTSCSLRKDQRFDSASVVKVIVLSTLLWDAQKTGRALTATEKSRANAMITQSDNTATSALWRQLGVTKIQNFLRAAGLTNTVPGSGGYWGLTQITAYDQQKLLSRITVRNGLLTDASRSYILQLMNAVVSSQRWGTPAGAPSTLKVHVKNGWLSRATHGWRVHSIGAFTSSTKNYTITVLTHDSTTMNYGVETIQRVARAVHKNLNPTATMNSVITPPAVPQEATVPVPERGPAY, encoded by the coding sequence GTGCTCGTGCCGACCGCCCTGTCGGCGGCGCCTGCCACCGCCGCGACCCCCACCGTGACCTGCACCTCGCTCACCCCGGGCCTCGCCGCCAAACTGACCGGGGACGTCAACGCCGCCCTGGCGGGCCGCGCCACGACGGCCGCCGTCTTCGTCAACGACCGCGTCACCGGTACGAGCTGCTCGCTGCGGAAGGACCAGAGGTTCGACTCCGCCAGCGTGGTCAAGGTGATCGTGCTCTCCACCCTGCTGTGGGACGCGCAGAAGACCGGCCGGGCGCTGACGGCCACCGAGAAGTCCCGCGCCAACGCCATGATCACCCAGTCGGACAACACCGCGACCAGCGCCCTGTGGCGCCAGCTCGGTGTGACCAAGATCCAGAACTTCCTCCGGGCCGCCGGGCTGACCAATACCGTCCCGGGCTCCGGCGGCTACTGGGGGCTCACCCAGATCACCGCCTATGACCAGCAGAAGCTCCTGTCACGCATCACGGTGAGGAACGGCCTGCTGACGGACGCCTCGCGCAGCTACATCCTGCAGCTGATGAACGCGGTCGTCTCGTCGCAGCGCTGGGGCACCCCGGCCGGTGCCCCCAGCACGCTGAAGGTCCATGTCAAGAACGGCTGGCTCTCGCGAGCCACCCACGGCTGGCGGGTGCACAGCATCGGGGCCTTCACCAGTAGCACGAAGAACTACACGATCACCGTCCTGACGCACGACAGCACGACGATGAACTACGGCGTCGAAACCATCCAGCGTGTCGCGCGCGCCGTTCACAAGAACCTCAACCCGACCGCGACGATGAACTCGGTGATCACTCCGCCGGCCGTCCCGCAGGAGGCCACGGTGCCGGTGCCGGAGCGCGGACCGGCGTACTGA
- the tesB gene encoding acyl-CoA thioesterase II encodes MPEALDSLLDLLDLERIEQDIFRGESRSSIVPRVFGGQVAAQALVAAGRTAPADRLAHSLHSYFLRPGDPGAPIVYNVDRIRDGRSFTTRRVVAVQHGQPIFHLSASFQTSEEGLDHQYDMPAAPEPESLPTAAEMLPRHLPREVADRLIEARAAVDLRYVETPPWGSVGTPREPRSQVWFRTNGKPADDPLLHMCLATYVSDMTLLDSVLLAHGRGGWAVGDVVGASLDHAMWFHRPFRADEWLLYDQESPTASGGRGLGQARIWTQDGKLAITVIQEGVVRVPR; translated from the coding sequence GTGCCCGAAGCTCTGGATTCCCTGCTCGATCTGCTCGATCTCGAGCGGATCGAGCAGGACATCTTCCGGGGCGAGTCCCGGTCCTCGATCGTCCCCCGCGTCTTCGGCGGCCAGGTGGCCGCCCAGGCGCTGGTGGCGGCCGGGCGGACCGCCCCGGCGGACCGGCTCGCCCACTCGCTCCACTCGTACTTCCTGCGCCCCGGCGACCCGGGCGCGCCGATCGTCTACAACGTCGACCGGATCCGCGACGGACGCTCCTTCACGACGCGTCGCGTGGTCGCCGTCCAGCACGGTCAGCCGATCTTCCATCTCTCGGCGTCGTTCCAGACGTCCGAGGAGGGGCTGGACCACCAGTACGACATGCCGGCCGCACCGGAACCGGAGTCCCTGCCGACGGCCGCGGAGATGCTCCCCCGCCACCTCCCCCGCGAGGTCGCGGACCGGCTGATCGAGGCCCGCGCCGCCGTGGACCTGCGGTACGTCGAGACCCCGCCGTGGGGCTCGGTCGGCACGCCGCGCGAGCCGCGGTCGCAGGTGTGGTTCCGCACGAACGGCAAGCCCGCGGACGATCCGCTGCTCCACATGTGCCTGGCGACCTACGTCTCCGACATGACGCTCCTCGACTCGGTGCTGCTCGCCCACGGGCGGGGCGGCTGGGCCGTGGGCGACGTGGTGGGCGCCTCGCTCGATCACGCGATGTGGTTCCACCGGCCCTTCCGGGCCGACGAGTGGCTGCTCTACGACCAGGAGTCGCCCACGGCTTCGGGCGGGCGCGGGCTCGGGCAGGCCCGGATCTGGACGCAGGACGGGAAGCTGGCCATCACCGTCATTCAGGAGGGTGTCGTTCGCGTCCCGCGCTGA
- a CDS encoding thiamine pyrophosphate-binding protein, giving the protein MTHDHDLVLRPTAAQTAAALAPPPGRTGGDLVVETLRGLGATTVFGLPGQHALAMFDAVRRSDLRFVGLRVENNTGFAADAYGRITGEAAPLLLSTGPGALTSLAALQEAAAASAPVLAISSQIPVAGLGGGRHGYLHELKDQQASVRDIVKSVHTVRAASQIPSAVAAAWESALTAPHGPVWVEIPEDVLRAETLLPQVTGVDATPPELPPRPELTALAAHLLTGAERPVIVAGGGVVRADAAGKLKQLAERLDAPVVTTYGGKGAFPWTHPLSLQSWVEDRHVTDFLEDADVLLVVGSGLGELSSNYHTFAPRGRIVQIEADLGKLESNHPALGIHADARLALQALLETVGPREDTDAPNRVREVLTKVRTRIDAQDLGAEQELLASIRAALPDRSPSFWDMTILAYWAWAGFDARRPNTMHSAQGAGGLGYAFPAALGAAVAEPGTPVLAVSGDGGAMYGVAELAAARQYGLDVTWLIVDDGGYGILREYMTDAFGETAGTELTRPDFVALAESFGVPAVRTTPATLTADLRKALAAPGPSVVVLPAVLRMFAPTHQ; this is encoded by the coding sequence GTGACGCACGACCACGACCTCGTCCTCCGTCCGACCGCGGCACAGACGGCGGCGGCCCTCGCGCCGCCGCCCGGCCGCACGGGCGGGGACCTGGTCGTGGAGACGCTGCGCGGCCTCGGTGCGACGACCGTCTTCGGTCTGCCGGGGCAGCACGCGCTCGCGATGTTCGACGCGGTCCGCCGCTCCGACCTGCGGTTCGTCGGACTGCGGGTGGAGAACAACACGGGCTTCGCCGCAGACGCGTACGGCCGGATCACCGGCGAGGCCGCGCCGCTGCTGCTCTCCACCGGCCCGGGGGCGCTGACCTCGCTGGCCGCGCTCCAGGAGGCGGCCGCGGCGTCCGCGCCGGTCCTGGCGATCAGCAGCCAGATCCCGGTCGCCGGCCTCGGCGGCGGCCGGCACGGCTACCTGCACGAACTGAAGGACCAGCAGGCGTCGGTCCGCGACATCGTGAAGTCGGTGCACACCGTGCGGGCCGCCTCCCAGATCCCGTCGGCCGTCGCCGCCGCCTGGGAGTCCGCGCTGACCGCCCCGCACGGGCCGGTCTGGGTGGAGATCCCCGAGGACGTGCTGCGCGCCGAGACCCTGCTGCCGCAGGTCACCGGCGTGGACGCGACCCCGCCCGAGCTGCCCCCGCGTCCCGAGCTGACCGCGCTCGCCGCGCACCTGCTGACCGGGGCGGAGCGGCCGGTGATCGTCGCGGGCGGCGGGGTCGTGCGCGCCGACGCGGCGGGCAAGCTGAAGCAGCTCGCGGAGCGCCTGGACGCGCCGGTGGTCACCACGTACGGCGGCAAGGGCGCGTTCCCGTGGACGCACCCGCTGTCCCTCCAGTCGTGGGTGGAGGACCGGCACGTCACGGACTTCCTGGAGGACGCGGACGTCCTCCTGGTCGTCGGCAGCGGCCTGGGCGAGCTGTCCTCGAACTACCACACCTTCGCGCCGCGCGGCCGGATCGTGCAGATCGAGGCCGACCTCGGCAAGTTGGAGTCCAACCACCCGGCCCTCGGAATCCACGCGGACGCCCGCCTGGCCCTCCAGGCGCTCCTGGAGACGGTCGGACCCCGCGAGGACACCGACGCCCCGAACCGGGTCCGCGAGGTCCTGACGAAGGTACGCACCCGGATCGACGCCCAGGACCTGGGTGCGGAGCAGGAGCTCCTCGCCTCGATCCGCGCCGCCCTGCCGGATCGCTCGCCGAGCTTCTGGGACATGACGATCCTGGCGTACTGGGCGTGGGCCGGGTTCGACGCCCGCCGCCCGAACACCATGCACTCGGCGCAGGGCGCCGGGGGGCTCGGTTACGCCTTCCCGGCGGCCCTGGGCGCGGCTGTCGCCGAGCCCGGCACCCCGGTCCTCGCGGTCTCCGGCGACGGGGGTGCGATGTACGGCGTCGCCGAGCTGGCCGCGGCGCGGCAGTACGGACTCGACGTCACCTGGCTGATCGTCGACGACGGCGGCTACGGCATCCTGCGCGAGTACATGACGGACGCGTTCGGCGAGACCGCCGGAACGGAGCTGACCAGGCCGGACTTTGTGGCCCTCGCGGAGTCCTTCGGCGTTCCGGCGGTGCGGACGACGCCCGCAACGCTGACCGCGGACCTGCGGAAAGCGCTTGCTGCGCCCGGCCCTTCGGTGGTGGTGCTACCCGCAGTTCTGCGCATGTTCGCACCAACTCACCAGTAA
- a CDS encoding acyl-CoA dehydrogenase family protein, producing the protein MRRTVFNEDHEAFRETIRAFIEAEVVPVYDEWFAAGQAPRDFYYKLGELGVFGINVPEEFGGAGLDTHKFEAVLYEETSRAGVAFGGSGVHVLLALPYIKMLASDEQKKRYLPKFVSGEEMWALAMTEPGTGSDVAGMKTTAKLSEDGTHYVLNGAKTFITGGVHADRVIVCARTSAPSAEDRRFGISLFAVDTKSEGYSIGRKLDKLGLRTSDTAELAFVDVKVPVEDLLGEEGKGFYYLGHNLASERWGIAFGAYAQAKAAVRFAQQYVTDRTVFGKPVAHFQNTKFELAACQAEVDAAEAVADRALEALDAGELTPAEAASAKLFCTEVAHRVIDRCLQLHGGYGYMNEYPIARLYADNRVNRIYGGTSEIMKSIIAKSMGL; encoded by the coding sequence GTGCGCCGTACCGTATTCAACGAGGACCACGAGGCGTTCCGGGAGACCATTCGCGCCTTCATCGAGGCCGAGGTCGTCCCCGTCTACGACGAGTGGTTCGCGGCCGGCCAGGCGCCGCGCGACTTCTACTACAAGCTCGGCGAGCTGGGCGTCTTCGGCATCAACGTGCCCGAGGAGTTCGGTGGCGCGGGTCTGGACACGCACAAGTTCGAGGCCGTCCTCTACGAGGAGACCTCGCGTGCGGGTGTCGCGTTCGGCGGGTCCGGCGTGCACGTGCTGCTCGCCCTGCCGTACATCAAGATGCTCGCGAGCGACGAGCAGAAGAAGCGCTACCTGCCGAAGTTCGTCTCCGGCGAGGAGATGTGGGCGCTCGCCATGACCGAGCCGGGCACCGGTTCCGACGTCGCGGGCATGAAGACCACCGCCAAGCTCTCCGAGGACGGCACCCACTACGTCCTCAACGGCGCCAAGACCTTCATCACCGGTGGCGTGCACGCCGACCGCGTGATCGTGTGTGCGCGTACGTCGGCGCCGTCCGCCGAGGACCGCCGGTTCGGCATCTCGCTGTTCGCCGTGGACACCAAGTCCGAGGGCTACTCCATCGGCCGCAAGCTGGACAAGCTCGGTCTGCGCACCTCCGACACCGCCGAGCTGGCGTTCGTCGACGTCAAGGTTCCCGTCGAGGACCTGCTCGGCGAGGAGGGCAAGGGCTTCTACTACCTCGGCCACAACCTGGCCTCCGAGCGCTGGGGCATCGCCTTCGGTGCGTACGCGCAGGCCAAGGCCGCGGTGCGGTTCGCCCAGCAGTACGTCACGGACCGCACGGTCTTCGGCAAGCCGGTGGCGCACTTCCAGAACACCAAGTTCGAGCTGGCCGCCTGCCAGGCCGAGGTGGACGCGGCCGAGGCCGTCGCCGACCGCGCCCTGGAGGCCCTGGACGCGGGTGAGCTGACCCCTGCCGAGGCCGCGAGCGCCAAGCTGTTCTGCACCGAGGTCGCGCACCGCGTCATCGACCGCTGCCTCCAGCTGCACGGCGGCTACGGCTACATGAACGAGTACCCGATCGCCCGCCTGTACGCGGACAACCGCGTCAACCGCATCTACGGCGGCACCAGCGAGATCATGAAGTCGATCATCGCCAAGTCGATGGGCCTGTAA